The DNA region GCCGACCGCGCGGCGCTGAAGCTCGCCAGACTGGGCATACCAGTGAAGGTGATGATTGGTGGTATCACCGGATGGGCAGATGAAGGCTACGCGTTTGCCGGTCCCGCTGACTGAAGATGAATTATTTTCATCATCCATGAATTTATCTCGTTTGCCTGCACGACCATTGCATGTCAATTTGGACGCATAGACATCCAGAAGTCTAAATGTTCAAATAAGAAACTATCACGTCAGGCAACCTTTGCCTGACGACGAAGGAGATCACATGCAAAGACAACAGGCCCCATTTCGCGCAGAAGTCGTTGGCAGCTTTTTACGCCCCGACGACATCAAAGTTGCCCGCCAGCAGTTCTCGCGCGGAGAATTAACCGCACCGCAGTTGCGCGCCATTGAAGACGAAGCGATTCGCCGGGTGGTCGAACAGCAGTGCGCCTGCGGTCTGCACGTGGTTACTGATGGTGAATTCCGCCGCGCCTGGTGGCATTTTGATTTCTTCGACGGCCTGCAAGGGGTTGAGCGTTATGATTCACAGCAGGGCATTCAGTTTAATGGTGTGCAGACCAAAGCGCATGGCGTACGGGTTACCGGCAAGCTGGCGTTCGGCGATCACCCGATGCTGGAAGATTTCCGCTATCTGAAGAGCATTAGCGGGAACGCACAACCGAAGATGACCATTCCCAGCCCCAGCGTGCTGCACTTTCGCGGCGGGCGTAAGGATATCGATGCGACGGTCTATCCGGATCTGGAGGCCTATTTTGACGATCTGGCGACGACCTGGCGCGATGCTATCCATGCTTTTTACGCCGCAGGCTGTCGCTACCTGCAACTGGATGACACGGTGTGGGCTTATCTCTGTTCCGATGCTCAGCGCCAGCAAATTCGCGAACGTGGTGATAATCCTGACGCCTTGGCGCGGATTTATGCCGATGTTATCAACCGCGCGCTGGCGGATAAACCGGCCGATCTGACGGTGGGCCTGCACGTCTGTCGCGGTAACTTCCGCTCAACCTGGATCTCCGAAGGCGGCTATGAGCCGGTTGCGGAGATCCTGTTCGGCAGCGTCAACGTCGATGCTTTCTTCCTGGAGTACGATAACGACCGCTCCGGTGATTTTGCGCCGCTGCGTTTTATCCGCCCAGGTCATCAGCAGGTGGTGCTGGGACTGATAACCACTAAAAATGGCGAACTGGAAAATCCGGAGGGTGTAAAATCACGCCTGCAGGAAGCCGCACACTATGTCGATAAAGCGCAAATTTGCCTCAGCCCGCAGTGCGGTTTTGCGTCAACGGAAGAGGGGAACACCCTCACGCACGCCCAGCAGTGGAACAAAATCAAACTTATCACCGAAATAGCTCAACAGGTCTGGTAAGTTGCCTCAATAATGCACACCGCGTTGCACATAAATAATGCAACGCGGGTTCATTGTGGTTCACTTTCTTAGTCATACAGCCAATATCCGGCCTTTGCTGATTCAATAATCATTTCGAGCGTCAAAGGTTTAAGTTGCCGACCACGCCACTCCTTTTTGCGCTTCCACTGCCACCAGAACAGCTCAGGTTCAAAGTAGTTGTCGAGTGCAAAATTATTGTGCTCAATGCCATATCTCGTGAATAAGTCAATGAGCATATCCTCCAGATCTTCAGGCACAAGATTAAAAAACTCCTGAAACGTCCATTCCTTGCTGGCAGGGCGTTTACGCTCGCTATAGTGCTCTGTGATGTAATTTAAAAACTCTTGTTCATCGGGTAATAGCATCAGAAATATATCCAGGCAATACGATCTTTTGGCCGTGCTATCAGGTTGTATTTATGTCTCGTTTCTCTGGCTACGAGGCTAAATACTACCGCTGCTTGTGCATAACCAACATACGGAACGGCTCGGCCTATTGCAGTTCCTATTTTATTAGTGAATCGGCTCTTGCCCATACCTATCGTGGTTTCAACTCTTAGGCCATCAGGGAATCGGGCGTCCTTGAAAATTTTACGTGCTAGCTTCGAAGCTATACTGGTTCGGGAACCTGATGCTCCAAGGACTTTACGCTTAGGTATAAGGGGGAGTCCGGTTAAAATTGTTGCAGCTGTCTCTACTGATATACCCAAATGACTTGCCAGGCCCTCGGCGAATATCAGCCAGAACAGTTCTTGCGGTGTTACATTTGTGTTTCCCTGATAAAAATAGGTACTGCCCAGTTCTTCTGTTGTGTCCATAACCTGACTCCATTCAAATGATTACGTCAGGTTAAAACTTCTATTCTTTGTAGCAATAAGACTAATTTAGGGCAATTGTAAACAGATTTTCGTGCAACTTATGGTTTTCACACCACATGGAATAAGAACCAATAGCCCGATAAAGCAATTTGGACCCTGGAAAAATATTTTGGCATCTTTTTTGCTTCATTCCTCCTGAACTTTTTTGCGCCGTGTTGTTTGTCGGGTCGCACCAGAACTCACCGCATTTTTATTTTCAGGAGTGAAATTATGCAGCGTCGTACCTTACTTAAAGCGTTTGCCCTTTCGGCCTCGGCTGTCGCGATGGGCCTCAGTTTTAGCGTTCAGGCCGCCGACACCATCAAAGTGGGCATTATGCATTCACTTTCCGGCACGATGGCTATCTCCGAAACGCCGCTGAAAGACGTGGCCCTGATGACGATTGATGAGATCAACGCTAAAGGGGGCGTATTAGGTAAAAAGCTGGAACCGGTGGTGGTTGACCCGGCCTCAAACTGGCCTCTGTTTGCCGAGAAAGCACGACAGTTGCTGAGCCAGGATAAGGTGGCGGTGGTGTTTGGCTGCTGGACCTCCGTGTCGCGCAAGTCGGTGTTGCCGGTTTTTGAAGAGCTGAACGGTCTGCTGTTCTACCCCGTCCAGTACGAGGGGGAAGAGATGTCGCCGAACGTCTTCTACACCGGCGCGGCTCCCAACCAGCAGGCCATCCCGGCGGTTGAGTACCTGTTGAGTGAGGACGGCGGAAACGCCAAACGCTTCTTCCTGCTGGGTACCGATTACGTCTATCCGCGTACCACCAACAAAATCCTGCGTGCGTTCCTGCATTCCAAAGGGATTGCCGATAAAGATATCGAAGAGGTCTACACCCCGTTTGGTCACAGTGATTACCAGACCATTGTCGCCAATATCAAAAAATTCTCCGCCAGTGGCAAAACGGCCGTGGTATCGACCATCAATGGCGATTCCAACGTCCCGTTTTATAAAGAACTGGCAAACCAGGGGCTGAAAGCCACCGACGTTCCGGTGGTCGCGTTTTCCGTCGGCGAAGAGGAGCTGCGTGGGATTGATACCAAACCGCTGGTGGGTAACCTCGCCGCCTGGAACTACTTCGAATCGGTTGATAACGCCACCAACCAGAAATTTGTCGCCGATTACCGGGCGTACGCCAAAGCCCATAAGCTGCCCAATGCTGACACCGTCGTGACTAACGATCCGATGGAAGCCACATACGTAGGCCTGCATATGTGGGCGCAGGCGGTCGAGAAAGCCGGGACGACGGATGTGGATAAAGTCCGCGCGGCGATGGCCGGACAATCCTTCAAGGCGCCGTCCGGCTTTACCCTGACGATGGATGCCACCAATCACCATCTGCATAAACCGGTGATGATTGGCGAGATTGAAGGCAACGGCCAGTTCAACGTCGTGTGGCAAACCGAAGAGCCGGTTCGTGCCCAGCCGTGGAGCCCGTTCATTGCCGGTAACGACAAAAAATCAGAACAACCGGTGAAAACAGCCAGCAACTAACGTTAAGCCCTCCTGCGGGTGAATGCCCGATGGCGCAAGCTTATCGGGCCTGGACAGAGCAGGGGTAAGCAGATGTAGGCCGGATAAGGCGCAAGCCGTCATCCGGCGAAAGCGTCGCAAGGTTTGTCAACGTTCTTATCCCTCCTGCGGAGGGTGACTTCTGGAGATCACGACATGAAAGCCATGGGCTTTATTCGCGGTTTGCTGCTGGCGTTCGGGCTTCTGCCATGGTTCGTTCAGGCCAGCGATGCCGATGTGTTTGTCGCCGCCAGTCGCAGCGGGCAGGCGCAACTGCTCGAACAGTGGGCGGCGGCACCTGATACACACCGTCTGCCGCTGCTGACAGCGCTGAGTCGGGAGGCGCTGCTCACCGACAGCACAAAACAGGCTTTTACCCGTACAGGGGCGCAGGTCGTCGCTCTGGGGAGTGCCAGTAGCCCTACCGGCGAGTTAAAACCGCTGCGTTTGACCAACCGACTACGCATTCTTGTCGCTGGCGCGCTGGCGACACATCAACTTATTAGTGACAGTGTCACACAAAGGCTGGCAGCGACCCGTGCGCTTCAGCGCGACGCGCAGCCCGCGATGCTGCCTTTTATCCAACAACGCCTCGCGCAGGAAACCGATGTGGAGGTGAAAACCCGTCTGACCCGCGTGCTGGCTAATCTGCAACTGACCAGTCCATCCGCTGAGATTCGTCGCGAGGCGATCGCGCTGTTGGGGGAATCCAGCGATCCGGAAATGCAGGCACGTCTGCAACCGTTTACCGACAAGGCTCATGAACCGGATGCCAGCGTGCGTGCGGCGGCCAGTGACAGCCTGGCGCGCATTCAGCAGCGAATGGTGATTGGCGATCTGCTCGGACAGGCGTTTATGGGGCTGTCGCTGGGATCGGTGCTGCTGTTGGCGGCGCTGGGACTGGCGATCACCTATGGTCTGCTGGGGGTTATCAACATGGCGCACGGCGAGATGCTGATGCTCGGCGCGTACTGTACGTGGATGGTGCAACAGGCGATGGCGCAGTTTATGCCGCAGTGGCTGGCCTTTTATCCACTCGTCGCCTTGCCCGTCGCCTTTCTGTTTACCGCCGGTGCGGGCATGATTCTGGAACGCGGGGTGATCCGCCATCTTTACGGACGTCCGCTGGAAACGCTGCTGGCGACGTGGGGGATAAGCCTGATGATTATCCAGCTCGTGCGGATGACCTTCGGCGCGCAAAACCTGGAGGTGGCGAATCCGGCATGGCTTTCCGGTGGCGTGCAGGTCTACGCCAGTCTGGTCTTACCGTGGAATCGCATTGTGGTACTGGGTTTCACGCTGCTGGTGCTGTTTTTCACCTGGCTGCTGCTGAACAAAACGCGACTGGGCATGCGGGTCCGTGCGGTCACCCAGAACCGCAGTATGGCGGCCTGCTGTGGCGTTCCGACCGGACGCGTGGATATGCTGGCCTTCGGTCTGGGCTCGGGGATTGCCGGGCTCGGTGGCGTCGCCTTGTCACAACTGGGTAACGTCGGCCCGGAACTGGGCCAGGGCTATATTATCGACTCCTTCCTGGTGGTGGTGCTGGGCGGTGTCGGCCAACTTGCCGGCAGCGTGGCGGCGGCGTTTGGTCTGGGCGTATTCAACAAAATCCTTGAGCCGCAGATGGGGGCGGTACTCGGCAAAATAGTGATTCTGGTGATGATCATTTTGTTTATCCAGAAACGCCCCCAGGGACTGTTTGCGTTGAAAGGGAGGGTTACCGAGTCATGACGATGCCAATGACCTTAACACTGGCGCGTAAAGCGCCGCGCGTCAGTCGGGTGCTGGGGGCGATTATCCTGCTGGCGCTGAATATCCTGCCGTTTCTCGCCTTGCTGCCTGCCGATCATCCGCTCGCGATTTCTGTGTGGACACTTCAGCTTGCCGGGAAAATCCTCTGCTATGCGGTGGTTGCCGTGGCGCTGGATCTCGTCTGGGGCTATGCCGGGATGCTGTCGCTGGGACACGGGCTTTTCTTCGCGCTTGGCGGCTATGCGATGGGGATGTATCTGATGCGCCAGGCTTCCGGCGAAGGGCTGCCGGCGTTTATGTCCTTTCTCTCCTGGAGCGAGTTGCCGTGGTTCTGGTGGGGAACTCAGCATTTTGCGTGGGCGATGGCGCTGGTGGTGCTGGTTCCGGGAGGGCTGGCGCTGATCTTTGGCTACTTTGCCTTCCGCTCGAAGATTAAAGGTGTCTACTTCTCGATCATGACTCAGGCGCTGACCTTCGCCGGTATGCTGCTGTTCTTTCGTAATGAGACCGGTTTTGGCGGCAACAATGGCTTTACCGGATTTACCACTCTCCTCGGCATGCCGGTCACCGCGACCACCACCCGCGTCGGGCTGTTTCTGGCGACGCTGTTACTGCTGGTGTTGGCGTTGTGGCTGGGATTTGCGCTGGCGCGCAGTAAGTTTGGTCGGGTCCTCACCGCCGTGCGCGACGCGGAGAACCGGCTGATGTTTTGCGGCTATGACCCGAAAGGCTTCAAGCTGCTGGTCTGGACGCTCTCCGCCGTACTGTGCGGACTGGCGGGGGCGCTGTATGTGCCACAGGTCGGGATTATTAACCCCAGCGAAATGTCGCCCACCAATTCTATCGAAGCCGCCATCTGGGTAGCGCTCGGCGGGCGCGGTTCGCTGATTGGCCCGGTCATTGGCGCGGTGGCGGTAAACGGCGCCAAAAGCCTCTTCACCGTTATCATGCCGGAATACTGGCAGTTGTTTCTGGGGCTTATCTTCATTGGCGTTACGCTGTTTTTACCGCGCGGCATTTTCGGCCTGTTCCGCAAAGGAGACAAATAATGCAGCCAGATGAAGGACTTTTTACCCGCCAGGTTCCCGGCGATCGCTATCGCCAGCAGACGGACCCGGTGCTGCAACTGGAAAACATCAACGTCAGTTTTGAAGGGTTTAAGGCGCTAACCGATCTCACACTGAATATTGGCGTCGGCGAACTGCGCTGCATCATTGGTCCTAATGGTGCGGGGAAAACCACGCTGATGGATGTGATTACCGGGAAGACGCGGCCGCAAAGCGGCAAGGCGTTATATGACCAGTCAACCGATCTGACCACGCTGGATCCGATCGCCATTGCCCGTCAGGGCATTGGTCGCAAATTTCAAAAGCCAACGGTGTTCGAAGCGCTGACGGTGGAAGAAAACCTTGAACTGGCGATGAAAAATGACAAATCGGTGTGGGCGTCACTGCGCGCAAGATTAAACAGCGAACAGCGCGACCGCATTGATGAGATGCTTGGTCTGCTACGCCTGCGGACAGAAAGAGGGCGCCGCGCCGGGATGTTGTCTCACGGTCAGAAGCAGTTTCTCGAAATCGGCATGCTGCTGGTGCAGGAGCCGCATCTGCTGTTGCTGGACGAACCCGCCGCCGGAATGACGGATGCGGAGACCGAATATACCGCAGAGCTGTTTCGCTCGCTGGCGGGTAAGCATTCGTTGATGGTGGTGGAACATGATATGGGCTTTGTGGAAACCATTGCCGACCACGTCACGGTGCTCCATCAGGGGCGGGTGCTGGCGCAGGGGAGTCTGCGCGAGGTGCAGGCCAACGAGCAGGTGATTGATGTCTATCTTGGGCGCTAAGGAGTGCAGAAGATGCTACAGGTGAGTGAACTGAATCAGTATTACGGTGGCAGCCATATTCTGCGCGGCGTCACCTTTGATGCCAGGCCTGGCGAAGTGACCTGCCTGCTGGGGCGCAACGGCGTGGGAAAAACCACCTTGCTGAAGTGTTTGATGGGGCTGATACCGGCACGCAGCGGAACGGTGACCTGGCAGGAGAAGAACATTACCCATCGCAAGCCGCACCAGCGGGTACAAGCTGGCATCGCGTATGTGCCGCAGGGCCGCGAAATATTCCCGCGACTGACGGTCGAAGAAAATCTGCTGCTGGGGTTGTCGCGTTTTTCATCGCGCGAAGCCAAAGTGTTACCGGACGAGATCTACACGCTGTTCCCGGTACTGAAAGAGATGAAACAGCGGCGCGGCGGCGATCTCTCGGGCGGTCAGCAGCAGCAACTGGCGATTGGTCGTGCGCTGGCGAGTCGTCCGCAATTGTTGATTCTCGATGAGCCGACGGAGGGCATTCAGCCTTCGGTTATCAAAGAGATAGGTCAGGTGATCGCCCAACTTGCCCGTCGCGGCGACATGGCGATTCTGCTGGTTGAGCAGTTCTACGACTTTGCGGCAGAACTGGCGGATAACTATCTGCTGATGTCGCGCGGCAGCATTATTCAACGCGGGCGTGGCGAAAATATGGCGTCGGAAGGGGTACGTGGATTAGTGGCTATCTGACGAACGTGCAGGCCAGCGCCTGCACGACAGCGGATCAGCACAGCGCCGCCTGGCCCCAGGGCCTGGCGCGCATGCCTTTAAGCATCAGCGCCCACGCGGCAATAATCGCCACCATCAGGACGACGAACAGCGTCCACGCGGGGAACGTGGTCAGAATGACGCCGCTTGCCAGCGGATTAACCGCCGCTCCCAGCCAGCCCAGCGACTGCGCGGAAAAATAGCTGGCCTTCATGCCCGGAGGGGCGATGTTATCGATCAGCATGTATTCTCCCGGCGCGTAGATAACTTCACCCAGGGTAAAAATCGCGGCGGAAACACCCCACAATAGCAGGCTGTTACCGGAGATCATGAACCCGCCAATGCCAATCACAAAACAGACCGTGCCAAAGGCCATCAGAGGGCGAATATTTTCCGGTGTCAGTCTGCGTCCCAGCGCATACTGCAAGCTGACGACCACCGCGGCGTTGACGGGCAACACCACTGCCACCACTTTCTCTGCAAAATCGCCATCGGCAACAACCATGACATACTGGGAGAGGCAGGATGCAAATGCGCCGCTTACAAACGAGGCCAGAAATGCCGACAGCGTGAACCAGAACAGCGCTTTATCGCGCAGTAGCACGGAAGGTGACCAGGCGACGCTGTTATCAACATCGACGGCGGCGACAGAGCGCTTGACCAGCAACTGGATAAACACCAGCGGAAAGGCGGAGCAGATTGCTGCGAGCCAGAAGGGCAAGTTGATGCTCTGCATCACCAGCAGCGTGCCGAGCGGCGGGCCCACCGTCCAGCCGATATTCAGCACCGTATAGTTCAGCGAGAAGATTTTCGCCTTCGCGCCGGGTGAGAGATTGTCGGCAAACCAGGCTTTCAGCACGGTGGCAAATACCGAGTAGGCGCAGTTAATCAGGGCAAAGAGCAGTACTACCAGCACCACGCTATGAACCAGCGGAATGGCGATAAAGCCCAGGGCAAAGGCGGAAATAGCCAGCAGCATGTAGCGTTTCTTGTCGAACTTATCCGCCAGAATGCCAAAACCGAGGCTAAAGACCACGCCGATGGTCAGCGCGATGGTCATGGCATAGCCGATCAGATCCACGCCCAGGTCGTACTGGCGATTCAGATAAATGGTCATGAAGGGCAGCGTTGCGCCACGACCGATCGTCAGTAACAGTGAGGAGGCGAGTAAAGCGAGGGTGGATCGTCTCAGCGTCTTGTTCATGTATCTGCCCGACAGTGCGATTCGTTATGTTTTTTTTAGATATGTAAAGAAATAGCACGGCAAAATTGTGATGTATAGCGGATAAATTGTTCTATTGTGCACTGCTATCCCTACCAGAATTTATGATCTGTTGCGGGGAACAGATTTCCGTTACTTTAACTTGTTAACAAAAATTTAAACTTCGCGGAGCCGTGGTATGACGCGCAAAGACGGGCTGTTGGCATTACTGGTGGTGGTGGTTTGGGGGCTGAATTTTGTCGTCATTAAGGTCGGGCTGCACGCGATGCCGCCGCTGATGCTGGCGGGGTTACGCTTTTTACTGGTGGCATTTCCGGCCATATTCTTTGTTGCGCGTCCGCGTATTCCGCTTTCGCTGCTGCTCGGTTATGGCCTGACGATAAGCTTCGGCCAGTTTGCCTTTCTGTTTTGCGCGATCAAATTCGGTATGCCGGCAGGACTGGCGTCGCTGGTGTTGCAGGCGCAGGCCTTCTTCACCATCGTCCTGGGGGCATTTGCTTTTGGCGAACGGTTGCAGGGCAAACAAATAGCCGGGATTGCGCTCGCCGTCTTTGGCGTTCTGGTACTGATTGAAGGCAGTCTCAACGGACAGCATGTGGCGCTGCTCGGCTTTATGCTGACGCTGGCGGCGGCATTCAGTTGGGCCTGCGGCAATATCTTCAACAAAAAAATAATGGGGCATGCCTCGCGCCCGCCGGTGATGTCGCTGGTGGTCTGGAGCGCGCTGATCCCGATCCTGCCGTTTTTTGCGGCCTCGCTGTTTCTCGACGGCGCGCCGCAAATTGCGCAAAGCCTGATTGCCATCGATCTGACAACGATCCTATCGCTGGTCTATCTGGCCTTTGTCGCCACGATTGTCGGCTACGGGATCTGGGGAACGCTGCTCGGTCGCTATGAAACCTGGCGTGTCGCGCCGCTCTCTTTGTTGGTGCCGGTGGTGGGGCTGGCAAGCGCGTCGCTGCTGCTCGACGAAACGCTAAGCGCGCTGCAGTTGTTTGGCGCGGTGCTGATTATGGCGGGTCTGTACATCAACGTGTTTGGCTTTCGCTGGCGCAAAACGGCGTCGGTGAGAGGGTAAAAAAAAGCCCTGCATGAGCAGGGCAAAAACGAATCACAGGCGGTGCTGGTTGTAATAGGGCACGCCCAGTTCGTCGGACTTATCGCTTCCCGCGCCCATGTGATTAAAATCAAACGGCGACTGTTCCTGCGAAGTGGGGACAATCATCGTGTCACGACTGTTGGTCGTGGTGGGCTGCGCGGATTGCTCTGCGACGCTCTGACCTGAGACAACAAGCAGCAGGGCCAGCATGGCAGAAGACAACAGTTTCATGATTTCCTCGATTACGTCGTTTACAGGCGATGGTTAGTTACAATGATTCAGCGGCAGCAAATACCGGGATTCGCCGTGCATATTGGTAATACGGAATTTATGCGGCGGAACGTCGAAATAGTTTTTAAATGTCCGGGTCAGCGTCTGCTGCGACTCGAAACCGTAACGTTCCGCCAGATATAAAATCGGCTCGTTACTTTCTTTTAATTTTTGCGCTATTTCGGTCATTTTACGGCTGCGGATGTACTGGCCTAATGAATGGCCGGTTTCTTTTTTGAACATCCGTTGCAGGTGCCATTTGGAGTAACCTGAACGCTCAGACACTTTTTCCAGTGAGAGCGGCGATTCCAGGTTATCTTCGATCCAGTCCAAAATGCTATGAATGGTGATAGCGTCAGTATTGCGTCTGGACATCGTCATACCTCTTCTTGTTTTACGGCAGGACTTTCTTAAGCAAATGCTCAAGCGTTGCGACTTCGTCCGCCGTTAAGTTTTTTGTTAATTCCTGGTGCAGGTCTTGTCCTACTAATTGATGACATTGCTCACAAATTGCCGCGCCATGTTCGGTGAGTTTCACCAGCACACCGCGCTTGTCATTCGGGTTAGGAAGTCTGTCAATCCAGCCTTTGCAGACCAGACGATCGAGCATGCGCGTTAAGGCGCCGAGATCGACAGACAGCACTTTTTTCAGTTCAACCGGGGTAATACAGCCCGCACAGCGGATAGAGCAGAGCACCTTAAACTGTGCTGCTGTGATATCCAGCGGTGAGAGATAGTCGTTCAAAAGACGATCTTTTTTCTGATTGACCATGTAGATCAAGCGCCCCAGTGGGATGATTTCATTGAATAAGTCACTGGTGCTTTTCACAATGGTTGCCCTGGCAAGTAGTTAGTTACGGCAGATAATATTGCCCAGGCAACTATAAGTCAAACGAATGGATTTACCGATCACACGAATTGCTAAAAGCGAAAAGCCGCGCTTCACGTCACACTTTATTTAGTTAATGATAATTACCGGTTATGTTTAAAACCGATAACGAATCCTTACAGCGTCAGAATGGCTAACGTCATGGTTTTCCACTTATACTTGCCGCTAATACATGAGTGAAACAGGAATGACGGCCAATATGATGGATTTGTTTAAAGCAATAGGGCTGGGGCTGGTGGTGATTCTCCCTCTGGCGAATCCGCTGACGACCGTCGCGCTGTTCCTCGGTCTTGCCGGGAACATGAACAGCGCAGAACGTAACCACCAGTCGCTAATGGCTTCGGTTTACGTGTTCGCCATTATGATGGTGGCCTATTATGCGGGCCAACTGGTGATGAATACCTTCGGCATCTCCATTCCGGGTCTGCGCATCGCCGGGGGCTTAATTGTGGCGTTTATCGGTTTCCGCATGCTGTTTCCGCAGCAAAAAGCGCATGACTCGCCTGAGGCGCGGAGTAAGTCGGAAGAACTGGAAGACGAACCGACCGCCAATATTGCCTTTGTGCCGCTGGCGATGCCAAGTACGGCGGGGCCGGGAACCATTGCGATGATTATCAGCTCCGCCTCAACGGTGCGTCACGGCGCGGATTTTCCTGCCTGGGTGATTACCGTCGCGCCGCCGATCATTTTTGTGCTGGTGGCGGTGATCCTGTGGGGATGCTTACGCAGTTCCGGGGCGATTATGCGTCTGGTGGGCAAGGGCGGTATTGAAGCCATTTCCCGCCTGATGGGCTTCCTGCTGGTTTGTATGGGCGTGCAGTTTATTATTAACGGCGTGCTGGAAATTATTAAAACCTACTGAAAAAAAGCCCGGTCGTCATGACCGGGCCATCTGTCAGGAATGCTGTGGCTGCTCTTCCAGCGAGACCGGCCATTTACGAAAGATAATCACCGACCAGATAAGCGCGGCAAGCGCCGGAATGGCGCCCACGTAGCCAATGGTTGACATCGACCAGTGCAGGCTCACCTGATTGCCCACCAACGCGCCCGCGCCAATACCAATATTGAAAATGCCGGAGAACAGCGCCATCGCCACATCCGTGGCGTCCGGGGCCAGCGCCAGCACTTTAACCTGCATCCCGAGGCCAATGACCATAATGGCAATCCCCCAGAATATACTCAGGACAGCCAGATGAGATTCACTGTCGGCGGCTGGTAACAGCAGCACCAGACAGGCCAGCAGCAGCGCAATGGCAACGGTAATGAGCGCCGACGCGTGGCGATTGCCGAGCTTACCAAAGATAACGCTGCCGATAATGCCCGCGCCGCCCAGCACCAGTAACAGGATGGTGGCGAAATTCGCGCTCAGTCCGGCAACGGTCTGCACAAACGGTTCGATATAGCTGTACGCGGTGTAGTGCGCCGTCACCACCACCACCGTCAACAGGTAGAGGCTCATCAGCGCCGGACGACGGAACAGCAGCGGCAGACTTTTCAGCGAGCCGGAGTGTTCACTTGGCAATTTCGGCAGCAGTTTGATCAGGCAAATCAGGGTAATTAACGCCCCCATCCCGATAGCGAAGAACGTGGTTCGCCAGCCAAAATACTGACCGACAATACGCCCGAGCGGTAAGCCCAGCACCATCGCCAGCGCCGTGCCGGTAGCCAGCAAACTTAATGCCTGAGCGCGTTTGCCTGCCGGGGCGAGGCGGATTGCCAGTGAGGCGGTAATCGACCAGAAGATCGCATGCGCAAAGGCAATCCCGATACGGCTTATCACCAGCACGGTGAAGTTCCATGCCAGGAAAGAGAGCACATGGCTGGCGATGAACAGAACAAACAGGCAAATCAGCAGTTTGCGTCGCTCAACCTGGCTGGTCAGCAGCATGAACGGCAGGGACATCAGCGCGACAACCCAGGCGTAGATCGTCAGCATGATCCCGACCTGCGCGGTCTGCATATTAAAACTTTGCGCGATGTCGGAAAGCAGGCCCACAGGGACAAATTCGGTGGTATTGAAAATAAACGCAGCAATAGCCAGCGTAACGACCCGTAACCACGCGACCTTGCGGGAAACCGTTTGAGTTGTCATAAAAATGAATCGGTTCGTTGCGAAAAAGGAGAGAAGGGGATC from Citrobacter amalonaticus Y19 includes:
- a CDS encoding cobalamin-independent methionine synthase II family protein, which encodes MQRQQAPFRAEVVGSFLRPDDIKVARQQFSRGELTAPQLRAIEDEAIRRVVEQQCACGLHVVTDGEFRRAWWHFDFFDGLQGVERYDSQQGIQFNGVQTKAHGVRVTGKLAFGDHPMLEDFRYLKSISGNAQPKMTIPSPSVLHFRGGRKDIDATVYPDLEAYFDDLATTWRDAIHAFYAAGCRYLQLDDTVWAYLCSDAQRQQIRERGDNPDALARIYADVINRALADKPADLTVGLHVCRGNFRSTWISEGGYEPVAEILFGSVNVDAFFLEYDNDRSGDFAPLRFIRPGHQQVVLGLITTKNGELENPEGVKSRLQEAAHYVDKAQICLSPQCGFASTEEGNTLTHAQQWNKIKLITEIAQQVW
- a CDS encoding DUF1493 family protein, giving the protein MLLPDEQEFLNYITEHYSERKRPASKEWTFQEFFNLVPEDLEDMLIDLFTRYGIEHNNFALDNYFEPELFWWQWKRKKEWRGRQLKPLTLEMIIESAKAGYWLYD
- a CDS encoding STM2901 family protein; its protein translation is MDTTEELGSTYFYQGNTNVTPQELFWLIFAEGLASHLGISVETAATILTGLPLIPKRKVLGASGSRTSIASKLARKIFKDARFPDGLRVETTIGMGKSRFTNKIGTAIGRAVPYVGYAQAAVVFSLVARETRHKYNLIARPKDRIAWIYF
- the urtA gene encoding urea ABC transporter substrate-binding protein, coding for MQRRTLLKAFALSASAVAMGLSFSVQAADTIKVGIMHSLSGTMAISETPLKDVALMTIDEINAKGGVLGKKLEPVVVDPASNWPLFAEKARQLLSQDKVAVVFGCWTSVSRKSVLPVFEELNGLLFYPVQYEGEEMSPNVFYTGAAPNQQAIPAVEYLLSEDGGNAKRFFLLGTDYVYPRTTNKILRAFLHSKGIADKDIEEVYTPFGHSDYQTIVANIKKFSASGKTAVVSTINGDSNVPFYKELANQGLKATDVPVVAFSVGEEELRGIDTKPLVGNLAAWNYFESVDNATNQKFVADYRAYAKAHKLPNADTVVTNDPMEATYVGLHMWAQAVEKAGTTDVDKVRAAMAGQSFKAPSGFTLTMDATNHHLHKPVMIGEIEGNGQFNVVWQTEEPVRAQPWSPFIAGNDKKSEQPVKTASN
- the urtB gene encoding urea ABC transporter permease subunit UrtB, with product MKAMGFIRGLLLAFGLLPWFVQASDADVFVAASRSGQAQLLEQWAAAPDTHRLPLLTALSREALLTDSTKQAFTRTGAQVVALGSASSPTGELKPLRLTNRLRILVAGALATHQLISDSVTQRLAATRALQRDAQPAMLPFIQQRLAQETDVEVKTRLTRVLANLQLTSPSAEIRREAIALLGESSDPEMQARLQPFTDKAHEPDASVRAAASDSLARIQQRMVIGDLLGQAFMGLSLGSVLLLAALGLAITYGLLGVINMAHGEMLMLGAYCTWMVQQAMAQFMPQWLAFYPLVALPVAFLFTAGAGMILERGVIRHLYGRPLETLLATWGISLMIIQLVRMTFGAQNLEVANPAWLSGGVQVYASLVLPWNRIVVLGFTLLVLFFTWLLLNKTRLGMRVRAVTQNRSMAACCGVPTGRVDMLAFGLGSGIAGLGGVALSQLGNVGPELGQGYIIDSFLVVVLGGVGQLAGSVAAAFGLGVFNKILEPQMGAVLGKIVILVMIILFIQKRPQGLFALKGRVTES
- the urtC gene encoding urea ABC transporter permease subunit UrtC — translated: MTMPMTLTLARKAPRVSRVLGAIILLALNILPFLALLPADHPLAISVWTLQLAGKILCYAVVAVALDLVWGYAGMLSLGHGLFFALGGYAMGMYLMRQASGEGLPAFMSFLSWSELPWFWWGTQHFAWAMALVVLVPGGLALIFGYFAFRSKIKGVYFSIMTQALTFAGMLLFFRNETGFGGNNGFTGFTTLLGMPVTATTTRVGLFLATLLLLVLALWLGFALARSKFGRVLTAVRDAENRLMFCGYDPKGFKLLVWTLSAVLCGLAGALYVPQVGIINPSEMSPTNSIEAAIWVALGGRGSLIGPVIGAVAVNGAKSLFTVIMPEYWQLFLGLIFIGVTLFLPRGIFGLFRKGDK